The Streptomyces sp. NBC_01244 genome contains a region encoding:
- a CDS encoding tyrosine-type recombinase/integrase, translating into MGGSGTTTESAGPQDGLADVVTLQRRAATGASRDDERALFQDTLAEYCWARDVAGLAGSTLNQLIQPVIEVCGFYDIVPWELSPRALDQYFSGPGKRAHSTNRQKITKIDHYFAFLEQRYAGEILRRFGAAVASPVDAFNRPRHRGDFGLRIPPSQAEMKVFFTAWRGVLADSRKYPVAVRNYVMAKVAYLSGVRATELCLVRLGDLHWDNGQWGRFLVRGKGARGSGAREREAFMFAEGRELLWWYVEEIRGLFHDDPLDPYAPLFPSERLPTSLASDVAGAEPVHADTFRRALRAASLAHLSGTVTVLFPHLLRHACATHNYESGMPLWDVQVLLGHEWPTTTVGYLATAKGDPERSSLESSRRAVRRLEWGGVTR; encoded by the coding sequence ATCGGCGGGAGCGGTACGACGACAGAATCGGCTGGGCCGCAGGACGGTCTGGCCGATGTGGTGACGCTGCAGCGCCGCGCTGCGACGGGGGCGTCGCGGGACGACGAGCGGGCTCTGTTCCAGGACACCTTGGCGGAGTACTGCTGGGCGCGGGACGTCGCCGGTCTCGCCGGGAGCACGCTGAATCAGCTGATCCAGCCGGTGATCGAGGTGTGCGGCTTCTACGACATCGTGCCGTGGGAGCTGAGCCCGCGGGCCCTGGACCAGTACTTCTCCGGGCCGGGTAAACGCGCTCACTCGACGAACCGGCAGAAGATCACGAAGATCGACCACTACTTCGCGTTCCTGGAGCAGCGCTACGCCGGCGAGATCCTGCGCCGGTTCGGGGCGGCGGTCGCCTCACCGGTGGACGCGTTCAACCGGCCCCGGCACCGGGGTGATTTCGGGCTGAGGATCCCGCCGTCCCAGGCGGAGATGAAGGTGTTCTTCACCGCCTGGCGCGGTGTCCTCGCGGACTCACGGAAGTACCCGGTCGCGGTCCGGAACTACGTCATGGCGAAGGTCGCCTACCTCTCCGGGGTGCGGGCGACCGAGCTGTGCCTGGTCCGGCTCGGGGACCTGCACTGGGACAACGGCCAATGGGGCCGCTTCCTCGTACGGGGCAAAGGCGCCCGCGGCTCCGGTGCCCGGGAGCGCGAGGCGTTCATGTTCGCCGAGGGTCGTGAGCTGCTGTGGTGGTACGTCGAGGAGATCCGGGGCCTGTTCCACGATGATCCCCTCGACCCGTACGCACCGCTTTTCCCCTCCGAGCGGCTGCCGACCTCCCTCGCGTCGGACGTGGCGGGGGCGGAACCGGTCCACGCGGACACCTTCCGCCGGGCGCTGCGCGCCGCGTCGCTTGCACATCTGTCGGGCACGGTGACGGTGCTCTTCCCGCATTTGCTGCGGCACGCGTGCGCGACCCACAACTACGAGTCGGGGATGCCGTTGTGGGATGTGCAGGTACTGCTCGGGCACGAGTGGCCAACCACGACGGTCGGCTACCTGGCCACCGCGAAGGGCGACCCCGAGCGGTCCAGTCTGGAATCGTCCCGGCGTGCTGTTCGCCGGCTGGAGTGGGGAGGCGTGACACGGTGA
- a CDS encoding helix-turn-helix domain-containing protein yields the protein MKWNLRWAAAKRDIWRPSHLKAAFEEVGFTPSLSKVAALWSGKPVTVRLEDLDMICAALGCTVADLMEAEPVAATGTAEPDLRAAAGERPRAGSGGRPVPRQPGGRGAPCGLPPN from the coding sequence GTGAAGTGGAACCTGCGGTGGGCGGCCGCGAAGCGGGACATCTGGCGACCCAGTCACCTCAAGGCCGCGTTCGAAGAGGTCGGGTTCACCCCGTCGCTGAGCAAGGTGGCCGCGTTGTGGTCAGGCAAGCCGGTGACAGTCCGGCTGGAAGACCTCGACATGATCTGCGCCGCACTCGGCTGTACGGTCGCGGACCTGATGGAGGCCGAGCCCGTCGCCGCCACCGGGACGGCGGAGCCCGATCTCAGGGCGGCGGCCGGCGAGCGTCCGCGGGCCGGAAGCGGCGGAAGGCCGGTACCGAGGCAGCCAGGTGGCCGCGGCGCGCCCTGCGGCCTCCCGCCGAACTGA
- a CDS encoding RHS repeat-associated core domain-containing protein, which produces MARTPIIGVLALAISVSGAIAPLASAADAPGRPSSPQHRPAKVTSVPVATMASADLIAKLKAEDKAQAERAKANPKNTWPKATTLTGDMNNAPPRGSMVTLRSPGTTARSGIAASSGQATVRVLDQQAARKAGITGVLFTATAATPGSARVAVNYDSFAAAVGGSWSTRLGLVVMPACALTTPGKAECRTTTPVASSNNLASHELSATVTVAGSKPAPTRSVLVRGQVEPLSPPSMGAASAATTVLAVMATTLASSSGGGDYKATPLASSSTWEAGGSSGSFSWSYPITVPPAAAGPMPALSLSYDTGSLDGRTANTNNQGTQVGEGFDLTSSYIERKYGSCEDDGQAGKYDLCWKYDNASLVLNGKANELVKDPSDTKGNTWRLKNDDGTKVIRGYGAGSTDDGDPDTNPDDKDGEYWKVVTGNGTTYTFGLNKLPGAPAGTETNSVWTVPVFGDDEKEPGYKKGATTTFSGRSVQQAWRWNLDLVQDLQGNASTYWYTKEGNYYAKNGDKTALGSYTRGGYLKEIKYGQRAGALFTGIASGRVAFTYEERCDSDCSSLTEDTADNWPDVPFDSICASTATDCRATGPSFFTRKRLTDINTQVWSTALEPDAFTDVDSYALDSAYRPPVDLNAPSEKILALKSIVRTGKNGTDLKLDPVDFQYQNLPNRIDVPRENILAFNRPRMQTITSETGATTRINLTDPQCVSGTKMPTAEDNNTDATRPCYPVKWKPNGGPTALSWFHKYRVTNVTTTDAVTAATVSTSYEYEKPAWRYNDDPMTKEEDRTWSSWRGYGRVTTYVGVDSNRSKTTNVYMQGMYGDKTADPKVTRTNKVPVIDIDGAGSIEISDTTDYDQLAGFLRQSVTYNGAAVLSASLNFPGYTNTAAQTVYKKDSEGKQVVDKTITASRVYTSRASGYAYLTTPGTFRRTQTDYQYDDLGMITRVNAFGDLSESGDNTCTNTWYARNEDVGLTSLVSRTRTVGQACADTDGNDVTDDKLTLPTSLTSRGDVISDTATVYDDATVTGWKDGRVPTKGLATWTGRAKAYPAANGTNPRTPSEADGWQKLSSATYDSLGRPLSATDAAGNTATTAYTPTAVGPLTATVGAAPKLESNGQTHRTYTYFDPARGAVIKVEGANQDFTSSSYDALGRVTGSWLPNRSQAAGHSPNVKYGYSYKRGSAPWTSVTRLKHDNATYRPSVYSISDSLLRPLQTQSPSPNGGRILTGTRYDSRGLADDTYADAWQDKLKDGTEAKPDGIYASVAAGGPFPRTKTTFDAAGRPTTSELLVNGLEKWSTITNYTGDSVATTAPDGGTASRTITDALGRTTETRTYAGEQPDDAAYGATLGTAYTSVKYTLTRDGKPATVTGPDSSKWLYTYDLYGRQRTATDPDRGTTTTHYTSLDQVSSTDDARGTTLLYSYDELGRKTDKWQTSRTDANKLASWTYDTILRGAPTAAVRYVGGTSGKAYTKEISRYDSLGRPATTELTLPADDPLVTSGAIKATTAYETNLWEDGTVSTAVEPAASGLPSEAIETDYNDHLLPDGLSGTSGYVQRADYSPLGQLQKLTLSRSGALGVKDVDILNTFEEGTGRLKGTTVYEPTHGLVQEATYTHDDVGNIKSIFDAATVSGASAADYQCFTYDGQRRLTEAWTPKTADCASTGPTTASLGGPASYWKSYTYNTGGQRASETTHTGSSTTKRTYCYDTTRKHALAATTTGADCTGVADQYTYDDSGNTTKRLRAPSSTDSQNLTWNGENKLSKLVEGTDTTSYLYDADGELLIRRNTSGETVLYAGATEVHLQGTKKWANRYYTLGGQRVAVRSNESGTSKVSFLASDHHGTSSVAIDSGDEQTVSKRYITPFGAPRGDTVGTWPDDKRFLSKSADTSTGLTHIGAREYDPYAGQFLSVDPLLELGRHQTLNGYTYGANNPLAFSDPTGMGLDDGTGHTESTDPNSSQGRGVPRGGTGGGGSGSDRNTGKKPPTYDEEKDNRDPDLNEKFKRERIAQILAGMHYASEWVDAVGDGFEYQCRSRGGDQSFCNAYEGGTELYASTLVAKAAGQIDESWATKEMKMKNGGKGFDNAEYAIAFALALDGRKVMSRDDTDGYGDAYVDGVRSEFKAPTTYNAVDKRLKKAHEQHVKAVYLDIRGADLDFGKAEDKVNNRIRQWTRGSTVEEVYLIHGTMNVTRVYQNQD; this is translated from the coding sequence TTGGCGAGAACACCGATCATCGGAGTCCTCGCCCTGGCCATATCCGTGTCCGGCGCGATCGCACCACTCGCCAGCGCCGCAGATGCACCCGGCCGCCCATCGAGCCCCCAGCACCGGCCTGCCAAGGTGACCTCGGTACCGGTCGCCACGATGGCCTCAGCCGACCTGATCGCCAAACTGAAGGCCGAGGACAAGGCGCAGGCCGAGCGCGCCAAGGCCAACCCGAAGAACACCTGGCCCAAGGCCACCACCCTCACGGGCGACATGAACAACGCCCCGCCCCGGGGCTCGATGGTGACCCTCCGCTCTCCGGGCACGACCGCCCGCTCGGGCATAGCCGCCTCTTCTGGACAGGCCACGGTGCGGGTGCTGGACCAGCAGGCCGCTCGCAAGGCGGGTATCACCGGTGTGCTGTTCACGGCCACCGCCGCCACCCCGGGCAGCGCACGGGTCGCGGTGAACTACGACTCCTTCGCAGCAGCCGTCGGCGGCTCCTGGTCCACGCGCCTGGGCCTTGTCGTCATGCCCGCATGCGCGCTGACCACTCCGGGCAAGGCGGAGTGCCGCACGACGACACCCGTGGCGTCCAGCAACAACCTCGCCAGTCATGAGCTGTCCGCCACCGTCACCGTGGCCGGATCCAAGCCGGCCCCCACGCGCAGCGTCCTGGTCCGGGGTCAGGTCGAGCCGCTCAGTCCGCCGTCGATGGGTGCCGCCTCGGCCGCAACCACGGTGCTCGCGGTGATGGCCACGACCCTCGCCTCGTCCTCGGGCGGTGGCGATTACAAGGCCACCCCGCTCGCCAGCTCTTCCACCTGGGAGGCCGGCGGATCATCTGGATCGTTCAGCTGGTCCTACCCGATCACGGTGCCGCCCGCGGCAGCGGGCCCCATGCCGGCGCTGTCGCTGTCTTACGACACGGGGTCCCTCGACGGCCGCACGGCCAACACCAACAACCAGGGGACCCAGGTCGGTGAGGGCTTCGATCTGACCTCCTCCTACATCGAGCGCAAGTACGGCTCGTGCGAGGACGATGGTCAGGCCGGTAAGTACGACCTGTGCTGGAAGTACGACAACGCCTCCCTCGTCCTGAACGGCAAGGCCAACGAACTCGTCAAGGACCCTTCCGATACGAAGGGCAACACCTGGCGCCTGAAGAACGACGACGGCACGAAGGTCATCCGCGGATATGGCGCCGGCAGCACCGACGACGGTGACCCCGACACCAACCCGGACGACAAGGACGGCGAGTACTGGAAGGTGGTCACCGGCAACGGCACCACCTACACGTTCGGCCTGAACAAGCTCCCTGGCGCACCCGCAGGCACCGAGACCAACTCGGTGTGGACCGTTCCCGTCTTCGGTGACGACGAGAAAGAGCCCGGCTACAAGAAGGGCGCTACCACTACCTTCTCCGGGCGTTCCGTTCAGCAGGCCTGGCGCTGGAACCTGGACCTGGTCCAGGACCTGCAGGGCAACGCCTCCACGTACTGGTACACCAAGGAGGGCAACTACTACGCGAAGAACGGCGACAAGACGGCGCTGGGCTCCTACACGCGCGGTGGCTACCTGAAGGAGATCAAGTACGGGCAGCGGGCCGGCGCGCTCTTCACCGGTATAGCCTCCGGCCGGGTCGCCTTCACCTATGAGGAGCGCTGCGACTCCGACTGCTCCTCACTCACCGAGGACACCGCCGACAACTGGCCCGACGTCCCCTTCGACTCCATCTGCGCCAGCACAGCGACAGACTGCCGGGCCACGGGGCCTTCCTTCTTCACCCGCAAGCGCCTGACCGACATCAACACGCAGGTGTGGTCCACCGCGCTCGAGCCGGACGCTTTCACCGACGTCGACAGCTACGCCCTTGACTCGGCGTACAGGCCACCGGTCGATCTCAACGCTCCGAGCGAGAAGATCCTGGCCCTCAAGTCGATCGTCCGCACCGGCAAGAACGGCACCGACCTCAAGCTGGACCCGGTCGACTTCCAGTACCAGAACCTGCCCAACCGCATCGACGTGCCGCGCGAGAACATTCTGGCGTTCAACCGTCCCCGCATGCAGACCATCACCTCGGAGACCGGGGCGACAACCAGAATCAACCTGACCGACCCGCAGTGTGTCAGCGGCACCAAGATGCCGACCGCGGAAGACAACAACACCGACGCCACCCGGCCCTGCTACCCAGTGAAGTGGAAGCCCAACGGCGGCCCGACCGCGCTGAGCTGGTTCCACAAGTACCGCGTCACCAACGTCACCACCACGGACGCCGTCACCGCCGCCACCGTCTCCACCTCATACGAGTACGAGAAGCCCGCCTGGCGCTACAACGACGACCCCATGACCAAGGAGGAGGACCGCACCTGGTCCAGCTGGCGCGGATACGGCCGGGTCACCACCTACGTCGGCGTCGACTCCAACCGCTCCAAGACCACCAACGTGTACATGCAGGGCATGTACGGCGACAAGACGGCCGACCCGAAGGTCACGCGCACCAACAAGGTACCCGTCATCGACATCGACGGCGCCGGCTCCATCGAGATCTCGGACACCACCGACTACGACCAGCTCGCCGGGTTCCTGCGCCAGTCCGTCACCTACAACGGAGCAGCCGTCCTCTCGGCGTCCCTGAATTTCCCGGGGTACACGAACACAGCTGCCCAGACGGTCTACAAGAAGGACAGCGAAGGCAAGCAGGTCGTCGACAAGACCATCACCGCCTCACGGGTCTATACCTCACGCGCGTCCGGCTACGCCTACCTCACCACCCCGGGCACCTTCCGCAGGACCCAGACCGACTACCAGTACGACGACCTCGGCATGATCACCCGAGTCAACGCCTTCGGTGACCTCTCCGAGAGCGGCGACAACACTTGCACGAACACCTGGTACGCCCGTAACGAAGACGTGGGCCTGACCAGTCTCGTCTCCCGTACCCGGACCGTGGGCCAGGCGTGCGCCGATACCGACGGCAACGACGTCACCGATGACAAGCTGACACTGCCTACCTCGCTCACCAGCCGTGGTGATGTCATCTCCGACACCGCCACCGTCTACGACGACGCCACGGTCACCGGCTGGAAGGATGGGCGCGTCCCGACCAAGGGCCTGGCGACCTGGACCGGCCGGGCCAAGGCCTACCCGGCCGCCAACGGCACCAACCCGCGGACCCCGTCCGAGGCGGACGGCTGGCAGAAGCTCTCCAGCGCCACCTACGACAGCCTCGGCCGGCCCCTGAGTGCCACCGACGCGGCAGGCAACACCGCCACGACCGCCTACACCCCGACGGCAGTCGGCCCCCTCACGGCCACTGTGGGCGCCGCGCCCAAGCTGGAATCGAACGGGCAGACCCACCGGACCTACACATACTTCGACCCCGCCCGCGGTGCGGTGATCAAGGTCGAAGGCGCGAACCAGGACTTCACCAGCAGTTCCTATGACGCGCTTGGCCGTGTCACCGGCAGCTGGCTCCCCAACCGCAGTCAGGCCGCCGGACACTCCCCGAACGTCAAGTACGGGTACTCCTACAAGCGCGGATCCGCACCCTGGACCTCAGTCACCCGTCTCAAGCACGACAACGCCACCTACCGGCCCTCGGTCTACTCGATCTCCGACTCCCTGCTGCGCCCGCTGCAGACCCAGAGCCCCTCCCCCAACGGCGGACGCATCCTCACCGGCACCCGCTACGACTCCCGCGGCCTCGCCGACGACACCTATGCCGACGCCTGGCAAGACAAACTGAAAGACGGCACTGAAGCCAAACCGGACGGCATCTACGCGTCCGTCGCCGCCGGCGGGCCCTTCCCCCGGACCAAGACCACTTTCGACGCCGCGGGTCGGCCCACGACGTCAGAGCTGTTGGTCAACGGCCTCGAAAAGTGGTCCACCATCACCAACTACACCGGCGACTCCGTAGCCACCACCGCCCCTGACGGGGGCACGGCCTCTCGTACCATCACCGACGCCCTGGGACGGACGACGGAAACCCGGACGTACGCGGGTGAGCAGCCCGATGACGCCGCGTACGGTGCCACCCTCGGCACCGCTTACACCAGCGTGAAGTACACGCTCACCCGTGACGGCAAGCCTGCCACGGTCACTGGTCCGGACAGCAGCAAGTGGTTGTACACCTACGACCTCTACGGCCGTCAGCGCACCGCCACCGACCCGGACCGCGGTACGACCACGACGCACTACACGTCCCTGGACCAGGTCTCCAGCACGGACGACGCCCGCGGCACCACGCTCCTGTACTCCTACGACGAGCTCGGCCGCAAGACCGACAAGTGGCAGACCTCCCGCACGGACGCCAACAAGCTGGCCTCCTGGACTTACGACACGATCCTGCGGGGAGCGCCGACCGCAGCCGTCCGCTACGTCGGCGGCACGAGTGGCAAGGCCTACACCAAGGAGATATCCCGGTACGACTCCCTCGGCCGGCCCGCCACAACAGAGCTGACGCTGCCCGCCGACGACCCGCTGGTCACCTCGGGCGCCATCAAGGCGACCACCGCCTACGAGACGAACCTCTGGGAAGACGGCACCGTCTCCACCGCAGTCGAGCCCGCGGCCAGCGGCCTTCCCTCGGAGGCCATCGAGACCGACTACAACGACCACCTGCTGCCGGACGGCCTATCCGGAACCTCCGGATACGTCCAGAGGGCCGACTACTCGCCCCTCGGACAGCTCCAGAAACTGACGCTCTCCCGCTCCGGCGCCCTCGGCGTCAAGGACGTCGACATCCTCAACACCTTCGAGGAAGGCACCGGCCGCCTCAAGGGCACCACCGTCTACGAACCCACCCACGGGCTCGTCCAGGAAGCCACCTACACCCATGACGACGTCGGCAACATCAAGTCGATCTTCGACGCGGCGACCGTCAGCGGTGCCAGCGCGGCCGACTACCAGTGCTTCACCTACGACGGCCAGCGCCGCCTAACCGAAGCCTGGACCCCGAAGACCGCCGACTGCGCCAGCACCGGCCCCACCACGGCCAGCCTCGGAGGTCCCGCCTCCTACTGGAAGTCCTACACCTACAACACAGGCGGCCAGCGCGCCTCGGAAACCACGCACACCGGTTCCAGCACCACCAAACGCACCTACTGCTACGACACCACCCGCAAGCACGCACTCGCCGCCACCACCACCGGCGCCGACTGCACGGGCGTCGCGGACCAGTACACCTATGACGACAGCGGCAACACCACCAAGCGCCTGCGCGCCCCCTCCAGCACCGACAGCCAGAACCTGACCTGGAACGGTGAGAACAAGCTCAGCAAGCTCGTAGAGGGAACCGACACCACTTCGTACTTGTACGACGCTGACGGCGAACTCCTCATCCGCCGCAACACCAGCGGCGAAACCGTCCTCTACGCCGGTGCCACCGAGGTCCACCTCCAAGGCACCAAGAAGTGGGCCAACCGCTACTACACCCTCGGCGGCCAGCGCGTAGCGGTCCGCAGCAACGAGAGTGGCACCTCGAAGGTCTCCTTCCTCGCCAGCGACCACCACGGCACCTCCTCAGTCGCCATCGACAGCGGCGACGAGCAGACCGTCAGCAAGCGCTACATCACCCCCTTCGGCGCCCCCCGCGGCGACACCGTCGGCACCTGGCCGGACGACAAGCGCTTCCTCAGTAAGTCCGCCGACACCAGCACCGGGCTCACCCACATCGGTGCCCGCGAGTACGACCCCTACGCTGGCCAGTTCCTCAGCGTCGACCCGCTTCTGGAACTCGGCAGGCACCAAACCCTCAACGGCTACACCTACGGAGCCAACAACCCCCTCGCGTTCTCCGACCCGACGGGCATGGGCCTCGACGACGGCACCGGCCACACGGAGAGCACAGACCCCAATTCCAGCCAGGGCCGAGGCGTCCCCCGCGGCGGTACTGGCGGCGGCGGCAGTGGAAGTGACCGGAACACCGGAAAGAAGCCTCCGACGTACGATGAAGAGAAAGATAACAGGGACCCCGACCTCAATGAGAAATTCAAGCGTGAACGCATTGCACAGATCCTGGCTGGAATGCACTATGCATCAGAATGGGTCGACGCAGTGGGCGACGGCTTCGAGTACCAGTGCCGCTCACGCGGTGGAGACCAATCGTTCTGCAATGCATACGAAGGGGGTACGGAACTATACGCTTCCACGCTGGTAGCGAAAGCGGCTGGGCAAATTGATGAATCTTGGGCCACCAAGGAGATGAAGATGAAGAACGGTGGAAAGGGATTCGACAACGCTGAATATGCCATCGCGTTCGCGCTTGCCCTCGATGGGCGTAAGGTGATGTCCCGGGATGACACCGACGGATACGGTGACGCTTACGTCGATGGCGTGCGCTCGGAGTTCAAGGCGCCCACGACCTATAATGCCGTCGACAAAAGGCTCAAGAAAGCACATGAGCAGCACGTGAAGGCCGTCTACCTCGACATCCGGGGGGCCGACCTGGACTTCGGGAAGGCGGAGGACAAGGTAAACAATCGGATTCGACAGTGGACCCGCGGCTCGACGGTCGAAGAGGTCTACCTGATCCATGGAACAATGAACGTAACCAGGGTCTACCAAAACCAGGATTGA
- a CDS encoding DNA polymerase Y family protein, whose amino-acid sequence MAAAVTPPGELRTIPDDPAAIRAFLRPRPVGLLLGVGPATAKTLALHGLHTIGNLADVPLLTLQRLLGIALGRALHEAAHGHDHRPVLAEPIAQSISAEHRFPTDELDPVEHHRALLTLTGHLGAILRADHKAASAVALTVRYADGSTTTRSRTLPEATAHTFLLTRTAYDLYATLSLQRARVRAISLRAQGLRAADEAPRQLTFDPDVDKLLAIEAVADRARNRYGDGAIKPASLAHAAR is encoded by the coding sequence ATGGCCGCCGCCGTCACCCCACCCGGTGAACTGCGCACGATCCCCGACGATCCCGCCGCGATCCGTGCCTTCCTGCGGCCCCGCCCAGTAGGCCTGCTCCTCGGGGTCGGGCCGGCCACCGCCAAAACCCTGGCCCTCCACGGCCTGCACACCATCGGCAACCTCGCCGACGTCCCCCTGCTCACCCTCCAACGCCTCCTCGGTATCGCCCTCGGAAGAGCCCTCCACGAAGCCGCCCACGGCCACGACCACCGGCCCGTCCTCGCCGAACCGATCGCCCAGTCCATCAGCGCCGAGCACCGCTTCCCCACCGACGAACTCGACCCCGTCGAGCACCACCGAGCCCTCCTCACACTGACCGGGCACCTCGGCGCCATCCTGCGCGCTGACCACAAGGCCGCGTCAGCCGTGGCCCTGACCGTGCGCTACGCGGACGGCTCCACCACCACCCGCAGCCGCACCCTCCCGGAAGCCACCGCCCACACCTTCCTCCTCACCCGCACCGCCTACGACCTGTACGCCACGCTCTCCCTGCAACGTGCGCGCGTACGAGCGATCTCCTTGCGAGCACAGGGCCTGCGTGCGGCCGACGAGGCGCCGCGCCAGCTCACCTTCGACCCCGACGTCGACAAGTTGCTGGCCATCGAGGCCGTCGCGGACCGGGCCCGAAACCGCTACGGGGATGGCGCAATCAAGCCCGCCAGCCTGGCGCACGCTGCGCGCTGA